A region of the Bos mutus isolate GX-2022 chromosome 18, NWIPB_WYAK_1.1, whole genome shotgun sequence genome:
agaaaggcaatgccaaagaatgctcaaactaccgcacaattgcactcatctcacacgctagtaaagtcatgctcaaagttctccaagccaggcttcagcaatatgtgaactgtgaacttcctgatgttcaagctggttttagaaaaggcagaggaaccaaagatcaaattgccaacatccgctggatcatggaaaaagcaagagagttccagaaaagcatctatttctgctttattgactatgccaaagcctttgactgtgtggatcacaataaactgtggaaaattctgaaagagatgggaataccagagcacctgacctgcctcttgagaaacctgtatgcaggtcaggaagcaacagttagaactggacatgaaacaacagacttgttccaaataggaaaaggagtacgtcaaggctgtatattgtcaccctgtttatttaacttctatgcagagtacatcatgagaaacgctgggctggaagaaacacaagctggaatcaagattgacgggagaaatatcaataacctcaggtatgcagatgacaccacccttatggcagaaagtgaagaggaactcaaaagcctcttgatgaaagtgaaagtggagagtgaaaaagttggcttaaagctcaacattcagaaaacaaagatcatggcatctggtcccatcacttcatgggaaatagatggggaaacagtggaaatagtgtcagactttatttttgggggctccaaaatcactgcagatggtgactgcagccatgaaattaaaagatccttactccttggaagcaaagttatgaccaacctagatatcatattcaaaagcagagacattactctgccaacaaaggttcgtctagtcagggctatggtttttcctgtggtcatgtatggatgtgagagttggactgtgaagaaggctgagtgctgaagaatttatgcttttgaactatggtgctggagaagactcttgagagtcccttggactgcaaggagatccaaccagtccattctgaaggagatcagccctgggatttctttggaaggaatgatgctaaagctggaactctagtactttgggcacctcatgcgaagagttgactcattggaaaagactctgatgctgggagggattgggggcaggaggagaaggggacgacagaggatgagatggctggatggcatcactgactcgatggacgtgagtctgggtgaactccgggagttggtgatggacagggaggcctggcgtgctgcgattcatggggtcgcaaatagttggacacaactgagtgactgaattgaactgaactgataactgaatcaccttgctgtacacctgaaacaaacacaacgtaatttcaataaaaattttaaaaataataaaagataccataatttaaaattttaaaatgaaaattaagaaaggCTGACTCCTAGAAACAGACAGCAGAATGTGATTGTCAGGGGCTGGACAATGGGGGAAATTGAGAGATCTTGGTCAAAGGACACAAACTGCCATTTCTAAAACGAATAATTTCTGGGACTCTAGTCAATAGCCTGGTTACTCTAGTTAACACTAATTAACAAGACTGCACTGTATACTTGAGAGTTACTGGGAGTGTCGATCTTGAATGTCCTACACACGCAGAGAGACACAGGCACACAGGTAATCATGTGAGATAGCTGAGACATTGCCTGTATTATGGTAGTCATTTTGCAATATCAGTTGACCAACAACACGAAGGTTAGGGGCTCTGATGCCCACACAATTGAAAATCCAGTGAGCCCTCTGTATTTGTGGTCTTGGATCAGTGAATTCAGTCAACCGTGGATCGTGTAGAACTGCAGTACATAATTAGTGGGAAAAATGATCCATGTATAAGTGGATCCGCTCATTTGCAAACCCATGCAGTTCAGTGTATCAAATCACCACATTATActccttaaacttacacagtgttacATGTCAACTCTATTTCAACAAAACTGCGCgaaaagtaaacaataaaagcaggaggcataatatatgtggaatttagaaagatggtaatgatgaccctacatacgagacagcaaaagagacacagatgtaaagaacagacttttggattctgtgggagaaggcgagggtgggatgatttgagagaatagcattgaaacatgtatattatcatatgtgaaacagattgccagtccaggttcgatgcttgaggcagggtgctcagggctggtgcactgggatgacccagaaggatgggacggggagggaggtgggaacggggtttcaggatggggaacacatgtacacccatggctgattcatgtcaatgtatggcaaaaccactacaatattgtaaagtaattagcctccaattaaaattaattaattaattaaaaaaaaaagcaggaggcataaaagGCTAAAGAGGGAAAGTGAACCATGATTTCTGAGGAGCTGCTCTGAAGTCAGAGTTTAACAAGTCTTGGGGGAATTTCCATCAGCGAAGTGAAAACTGACTTTGATCACGTCTCTCGATTCTGAAGTTCATGATGTAGATCTATTGGGAAAATGTACATCCCCAGATGGTGCCTTTGCCTCCTCATCAATAAATCTAATAAGTTTACCAGGAGAATCACTTTGCATCTGGGAGAGCAATTTGCTCCCCTCTGGGTGCATCAGGATGACCCCAGCAAACAAGGTGCTGGAGACAGCAGGTGATAAGGGGACCCCCTGGGAGGAGAAGCCCTGCTATCTGGTCTCCCATATACACTCCTTGTGGGTCAGACCCAGCCTGTCCAAGATGCTTCCGCCTTCTTGGGAAATCTGACTGCTTTCCTTAAGGATCTGAGACTCTCAGCCTCAAGAAAGGGACAGTGGTATGGAGACCTTTCCAGTATTCCCTTTCCCCATTCAAAACTTCCTTATGGAGTCTGCCATTTTTTTCAGACTTAACCTTCAGTTAATTTTCTGTTCAATAGAAGcgtattttatcttctttcttctaATATAGCCCCCATTCTCTTTTCTattgctctgctttcttttctttcatttcttttactcatTAGTATCACTTATTGCTCTCCAATACTGTTTCACTGTCcgtctttttgtttccatttaaaaccatatcacattttctttattgtattttgACTTTCAGTGTATTATTAGCAGCTATTTGAAAATTCCATATGGTCCATGTATCAGCTAATATCACCCTTTATTTACgttttcttttgtctctgttCTCTTCATTTGGGTTGTGCTTCATtactccgtcgtgtccaactctgtgagaccccatggactgtagcccgccagactcctctgtccctggaattctccaggcaagaatactggagtgggttgccatttccttcctccaggagatcttcccaaacccagggatcgaacacacatctcccgtgtctcctgcatttgcagacaggttctttactgaaCCAGGGGGGAAGCCCTTTCTCTACATTTAGTTGCTGTAAATTTACATGTGATAAAATTTGCCTCTTAGTttcacttcattccttttccagCCATCAGTATGTCTcacctttgtttttctattttaagattttatttttaatagataataccttttgttattgtatttttatgGATAATGTCATTTATctcaaattattttacataattttcaattaaaatgctTTAATCACATGTAGACAAATATACACCATTGTTTCCTCTTAGAAGTTTTACATATTTCTAATCACACATTAACTCCTAGATTTAACAGATTTTATGCTATATTAATAGCACTTTAAATTGCacttaaaaactgtttttatGTTCGCACATagaaatccaaaaaaaatttttttactgacTTTGCTTTCAGTAATCCTGAAAATCACTCTTAAATAGTCCAATAATTCAATAATAACCAATAATATTGGTTTCcttctttaaatttatatattgtcAATGACAAAAAGtcttccttcttcactttctttctttacagtAAAGGCcatgaaatctgaaaaaatgagGAATAGAAGgagtgagagaaaatatttttacttagtgCCGATCTCAAATGTAAAGCTTTTCTTATGTAGCCTGAATTAGGAGTCTTGTCATTGTTGATGCTTTTGTCAGGGTAAGATTATTCCTTTCCATTGTTAATACCTAAATATTTCTatcataaatatatgttgaatatcTTAAATTTTATCATACGATCTTCTGCATATATTAAAGTGATCATCTACTTTTGTTCTTTTAGCCTACTAGTTTGGGTAATCATGCAGATGAAGTTTCAACTGTTCAGCTTATCTTTATGTTCAGATAAACCTTTGATTAAGTGCTTGCTGTTTTAATGCACTGTAAACATAATTTTACAGTTATTCTGTaactttttttgaagtttttgctTATGTAATAGAGTTGGCCTTGTCTTTTTcatactttgttatttttttgcttCCAAAGTTATGTTAAGCCCATAATATGATTGATGGAATATTCTGTTATTCTCCCCTTAGCAGTGGTTCATAGATGTTATTTATATCTGCTGTGTTTGGCACACTTCAACATCGAAACATTCTTCGGTATATCTTCTGGATGAGTTTTTCCTACTGATCAGTGTTATCATGAGGAACTTTATATACTTATGTCTTTCTATTATGTCAATATATTTGGGGGGTAAGTTAAAGTCTTCTGGAATTTTGTCCCCCAGTCTCCTaaatttccaaatttactggcatagaTAACGGTGTcgttgttgttccgttgctaagtcacgttggactctttgagacctcctggactgcagcatgccaggctcccctgtccttcaccatctcccagagcttgctcaaactcatgtccactgagtccgtgatgccttccaaccatctcttcctctgtcaccctcttctccgttggctttcaatctttctcagcatcagggtcttttccagtgagttggctcgaTGATTGTAATATCATGTTATTTTTCTAGTATTTGTCAACTTCTCCGTCCTAGCAAcattttttaattctaatattATTTGTGAATTCTCCATTTTTTAGACCTAATTCTATATCAGAGATTCTCAAGAATTCCTGGAATTGAGGGTCTGGAAGTGACACATCTTGGCCTGAAATACAGAAGAGTTAAACATTCCTACCCCTTACCTTGACACTGAACTGTCAATCCTTATATCCTTTCACAGCCTCCATTGTGTATAACTTCACaatataattgattttattttaaacctgGTTGACCCCATTATAGTGTATAAAACATCCATCTCATAATGTTTCCAAGTGAAGTGATCTGGGGacttttcttcatatttcaaaTTAGTATTGGGTTCATGGGGAACTCATTGCTTTTCatgctttgtgtgtgtatcttcttAGATAAAAATCACCTGAAAAAACCCATAGATTTGATCTGTATACATCTGACCTCGGTCAATGCTTTGACCATCTTGTTCAAGTTGATACCAGACATTGTGTCATCCTTCGGAGTAAAACATTTTCTGGATGATGTTGGCTGTAAGGCCACTTTGTACATATATAGAGTTACCCGGGGTCTTTCCATCTGTACCACTGCTCTCCTGAGTGGGTACCAAGCCATCACTATCAGTCCTATTCATTCGAGGTGGGCGTGGCTTAGATCTAAACTCTCTACGTGCATTtactcctctttccttttcttctggatCACCAACATGCTCATCTATAGCTACATCATTGAAACTGTAGAAGCCAATCACAATGTCACGATTGTTGGTTTGGAGTATTCGACACTACACTGCCAAACGAGTCAGTTGAGACAGAATCATTCGGTTGCATTTGGAAGTGTCGTAATAATTCGAGATCTCCTCTTTGTGATCCTCATGATGTGGTCCAGTCTCTACACCGTGAATCTCCTCTACAAACACCGCCAAAGGGCCCAGCACATTCACAGCCCCAGCCTCTCTCCCCAGTCATCTCCTGAAATCAAAGCCACCCACACTATTCTTTTGCTGGTAAGTTGCTTCGTTTTCTTTCATTGCTCAAACAACTTCATTGTCTTCTATGTGTTTCATAAACCTGAGAAAGATTCAAGACTGAAGAGAATTACTGGGATATTTTCATCCTGCTACCCAACCGTCTGTCCTTTTGTGCTGCTGAAAAACAGTAAGATTACTTCCAAATTGACTTCTTCCCTCTCCAAGCTGAGAATCATCTTTTCTTGAAAGATATCCAATAGATGGTCTCATATCCACAACTTCCTGTGACAACCAAAGAGTCTCTATaatttacagaaggaaaaaaaatgctgtgtGGCTCTTGAACTCTGAAATGGGGCTGAGTATGAATTGAGACAAGttctccattaaaaaatacatacagacTGGAAGTCTTATAATGAAAAAGAGCACATCAATATGAAATTAATAATTTCCATACTGACTACTTGTttgcaatgctgctgctaagtcacttcagtcgtgtccgactccgtgtgactccagagacggcagcccacgagcaCCACCTCCgcagccacccacccacccatgtccctgggactctccaggcaagaacactggagtgggttgccatttccttctccaatgcatgaaagtgaaaagtaaaagtgaagtcgctcagttgtgtccgactcttcgagaccccatggactgtagcctaccaggctcctccgtccatgggattttccaggcaagagtactggagtggggtgccatcgccttctccgcttgTTTACAATATTTTGAGTTAAAATGCATATTACAATGTGATTAAAACTAACTTTATCTGCTTGATTTTGCTCTATTGAAAATGTGGCTGCTACCTTGCTCAACCAACTCTGGGAATATAGTAAGTCGCCTACATA
Encoded here:
- the LOC102287239 gene encoding vomeronasal type-1 receptor 2-like yields the protein MFPSEVIWGLFFIFQISIGFMGNSLLFMLCVCIFLDKNHLKKPIDLICIHLTSVNALTILFKLIPDIVSSFGVKHFLDDVGCKATLYIYRVTRGLSICTTALLSGYQAITISPIHSRWAWLRSKLSTCIYSSFLFFWITNMLIYSYIIETVEANHNVTIVGLEYSTLHCQTSQLRQNHSVAFGSVVIIRDLLFVILMMWSSLYTVNLLYKHRQRAQHIHSPSLSPQSSPEIKATHTILLLVSCFVFFHCSNNFIVFYVFHKPEKDSRLKRITGIFSSCYPTVCPFVLLKNSKITSKLTSSLSKLRIIFS